The Phycisphaerae bacterium genome has a window encoding:
- a CDS encoding sugar transferase: MSCADSFATPVRCPAPPSYLRLKAWIDWYAACVACVALAPLLLIIAALVRRDGHPAVFRQTRAGQRARPFTLLKFRTMRPGVDPFGDSPQHGADPRLTPVGRWLRETSLDELPQILNVLRGEMSLVGPRPLYLQQAAEWNARQRGRLLVRPGLTGLAQVHGRGGLTIEDKLEFDVAYVESLSLRTDLTILWRTIGRVLRRGNIYEVRYSHTRARRSS, from the coding sequence ATGAGCTGCGCGGACTCGTTCGCCACACCCGTACGCTGCCCGGCCCCACCTTCTTACCTGCGGCTCAAAGCCTGGATCGATTGGTACGCTGCGTGCGTGGCATGTGTCGCCCTGGCGCCCCTGCTGCTGATCATTGCCGCCCTGGTTCGCCGCGATGGCCACCCGGCTGTTTTCCGCCAGACGCGCGCCGGCCAGCGCGCGCGACCGTTTACGCTCCTGAAATTCCGCACGATGCGACCCGGCGTCGACCCTTTCGGTGATTCGCCGCAGCACGGCGCCGACCCGCGTCTGACTCCCGTCGGCCGCTGGCTTCGCGAGACCAGCCTCGATGAACTGCCGCAGATTCTGAACGTGCTGCGCGGCGAAATGTCACTCGTGGGACCACGTCCGCTCTACCTCCAACAGGCGGCGGAGTGGAATGCCCGGCAGCGCGGGCGACTGCTCGTCCGGCCCGGCCTGACCGGACTAGCGCAGGTGCACGGACGGGGTGGTCTGACGATCGAGGACAAACTCGAATTCGACGTCGCGTACGTTGAGTCGCTCAGTTTGCGGACCGACCTCACGATCCTCTGGCGGACGATCGGGCGCGTGCTCCGACGTGGTAACATCTACGAAGTGCGCTACTCACACACACGGGCCCGTCGGAGCTCGTAA